The following are encoded together in the Thermococcus sibiricus MM 739 genome:
- a CDS encoding LEA type 2 family protein produces the protein MGVLGKVLAVISLILVLWGVYLGYAILTMSPQISGAWGHVDENSVELDINLYFGKPLPISGGIEEAEIYWAGIKIGTLKDLKISFLKENARGVLVLNSNEVINALKEHIRSGERSEVEIKIRGSIFGLPLLRGSFSQPLETDLLSYISDVSIESSGDLIETPAIEGMPSQWGEVKEDIIVILSEVKLYNPNSFPLPLFGIKYTIDANNHQIAQGELLEGVTIPANGRATAKIKTLVDTTVLPSVIAEHINRGETSELTLKFSLGVKVFSKEITFELPAVKKTLETNILEELNWALSR, from the coding sequence ATGGGAGTTCTGGGAAAAGTTTTAGCAGTAATCAGTTTGATTCTTGTCTTATGGGGTGTTTATTTAGGTTATGCTATTCTTACAATGAGCCCCCAAATAAGTGGGGCATGGGGGCATGTAGACGAAAATAGTGTGGAACTTGATATAAATCTTTATTTTGGAAAACCATTGCCGATTTCCGGAGGCATTGAAGAGGCGGAGATATATTGGGCCGGTATAAAGATAGGAACTCTTAAAGATCTAAAGATAAGTTTCCTTAAAGAGAATGCTCGAGGGGTATTGGTTCTTAATAGCAATGAAGTGATAAATGCTTTGAAAGAGCATATAAGAAGTGGAGAACGAAGTGAAGTGGAGATAAAGATACGAGGCTCGATATTTGGGTTGCCTTTATTGAGGGGAAGTTTTTCTCAGCCTCTGGAAACTGACTTGTTGTCGTATATTAGTGATGTAAGTATTGAAAGCAGTGGGGATTTGATAGAAACACCTGCCATAGAAGGCATGCCTTCTCAATGGGGAGAGGTAAAGGAGGACATTATTGTGATCTTGAGTGAGGTAAAGCTTTATAACCCTAATTCATTCCCTCTCCCACTATTTGGGATTAAGTATACAATAGATGCCAATAACCATCAAATAGCCCAGGGAGAACTTTTGGAAGGGGTTACAATCCCAGCCAATGGGAGGGCCACTGCTAAGATAAAGACATTGGTTGATACAACAGTTCTGCCTAGTGTGATTGCAGAACACATAAATAGAGGAGAGACAAGTGAATTAACTCTAAAGTTTTCATTGGGTGTAAAGGTGTTTAGTAAAGAAATCACTTTCGAATTACCAGCAGTTAAAAAAACCTTGGAAACAAACATTTTAGAGGAGCTAAACTGGGCCCTCTCAAGGTGA
- a CDS encoding COG1361 S-layer family protein, which translates to MEQLARENINAFLPLGEDNIKYLSALNPGEERILEFHLKTNERLENGIYPLKVSLEYLSAPNDEKLTDERLIGVPILGRERIIISKISTSPSRVLAGANSVEMNFELENIGSGSARYVILKPIPQEPFELSETSEQIINIGTLRQGDSAKAIFKINVKEDAKGGTYEIPVKIEYKDASGEYKEDIIKIPIIVNEKPKITVEKVSFDKKPMQGQEVLMYIRVKNTGGEQAENVIIEGVVKADQPFTLSKRSDYIGTLDPGKEGEGVLELNIANNAIPKDYTIQVRIRAVGDKESGDDNVYVFEESITVPVEENIRTKSNLKIAGAVLGILATIVVLWTYWRRKKS; encoded by the coding sequence ATGGAGCAGCTAGCTAGGGAGAACATTAATGCTTTCTTACCTCTTGGAGAAGATAACATAAAATACCTATCTGCACTAAATCCAGGAGAGGAGAGAATTCTTGAGTTTCACTTAAAGACTAATGAGAGACTTGAAAATGGGATTTATCCATTAAAGGTTTCTCTGGAATACCTGAGTGCACCGAATGACGAAAAATTGACAGATGAGCGACTTATTGGTGTACCGATTCTCGGTAGAGAGCGTATAATAATCTCAAAGATCTCAACATCCCCGAGCAGGGTTTTAGCTGGAGCAAATAGTGTGGAGATGAATTTTGAATTAGAGAATATTGGTAGTGGAAGCGCTCGTTACGTGATTTTAAAACCAATTCCTCAAGAACCTTTTGAGTTAAGTGAGACAAGTGAACAAATAATAAATATAGGCACTTTAAGACAAGGAGATTCAGCAAAGGCAATATTCAAGATAAATGTTAAAGAAGATGCAAAAGGTGGAACTTATGAGATTCCAGTAAAGATAGAGTATAAAGATGCTTCCGGGGAATACAAGGAAGATATTATCAAAATACCAATTATTGTAAATGAAAAACCAAAAATAACCGTTGAAAAGGTAAGTTTTGACAAAAAGCCCATGCAGGGCCAAGAAGTGCTCATGTACATAAGGGTCAAAAACACCGGTGGAGAGCAAGCTGAAAATGTAATAATAGAAGGTGTCGTAAAAGCCGACCAGCCCTTCACACTTTCAAAAAGATCGGACTACATTGGAACCCTTGATCCGGGCAAGGAAGGAGAGGGTGTTTTGGAGTTAAACATTGCAAACAATGCCATTCCCAAAGATTACACAATTCAAGTACGGATTAGAGCAGTTGGAGACAAGGAAAGCGGAGATGATAATGTATATGTTTTTGAGGAATCGATTACAGTTCCAGTCGAGGAAAATATTAGAACTAAGAGTAATTTAAAAATAGCGGGAGCAGTATTGGGAATTTTAGCTACGATAGTGGTCCTATGGACGTACTGGAGAAGAAAAAAGAGCTAG
- a CDS encoding COG1361 S-layer family protein, with translation MRKHFGLILGLLIIMSSINLAAAEEELLFEGYLNKGDSILVGPLVVVLQDVRKDYVEKEYKAMILVIKDNKVLNMGYESIQVPNPDKIQELLTNTTFLYAMAETLGYNPINPIELTQFYLWLNNANQEEIVDAIFQTVEEHPELGISKEDLLMTITYPNIELIGENETVEVEVDGEKVAITALQIYPNGARISISGPSEWKASMIPAYLTTWAETPKRIRPGDEVTIQVHIKNEGALKAKYVTVVLSPTPISLTPSPGGGATEVLAQVASQSALLPVDSAIKYIEYLDGKEEKVLGFKFKVNENIDPGIYPLYISTAYYVSSGDSMQMVQGFNYFAITVIQEGEATFELESVEKPDFVHPGESFEIAVNLRNLGFEEAKNVLVELKPKTELREGSILIDNTTNQHFTYVINSEKTMKYTFRLHVGEDAVTGSYPMTLKLSYFSGDSKEQKEQSFEFSIQVVRRNQAFVEIESVDMEPEAIEPGDEFVLKVKVKNIGEEKLKAFPLE, from the coding sequence ATGAGGAAACATTTTGGGCTTATATTAGGACTGTTAATCATCATGAGTAGCATTAATCTTGCTGCAGCAGAAGAAGAACTTCTCTTTGAGGGTTATCTTAACAAAGGAGACTCAATACTTGTGGGTCCGCTTGTGGTTGTCCTTCAGGATGTCCGGAAGGACTATGTAGAGAAAGAATACAAAGCCATGATACTAGTTATAAAAGACAACAAAGTGCTGAACATGGGTTATGAGTCAATTCAAGTTCCAAATCCCGACAAAATACAAGAGCTTCTCACAAATACTACTTTTCTCTATGCAATGGCAGAAACGCTTGGATACAACCCAATAAATCCCATAGAGCTTACTCAATTCTATCTCTGGCTGAACAACGCAAATCAAGAAGAAATTGTGGATGCGATTTTCCAAACTGTTGAGGAACATCCAGAGCTGGGAATATCCAAAGAAGACCTGTTGATGACGATCACTTACCCAAATATTGAACTCATAGGGGAGAACGAGACCGTAGAAGTAGAAGTGGATGGAGAAAAAGTTGCTATTACAGCCCTTCAGATTTATCCAAATGGAGCCAGAATAAGCATAAGCGGGCCTTCTGAGTGGAAGGCTTCTATGATCCCAGCATACCTCACTACTTGGGCCGAAACACCCAAAAGAATTAGACCGGGAGATGAAGTAACAATACAGGTTCACATTAAGAATGAAGGGGCCTTAAAGGCAAAATATGTCACAGTGGTTCTTTCGCCAACACCTATATCCTTAACACCCTCCCCGGGAGGCGGAGCTACCGAAGTTCTGGCTCAGGTGGCTTCTCAAAGTGCCCTCTTGCCTGTAGATAGTGCGATAAAATATATAGAGTATTTAGATGGGAAAGAAGAAAAAGTTCTTGGATTTAAATTCAAAGTAAATGAGAATATAGATCCGGGTATTTATCCTCTTTACATCTCAACAGCATACTATGTCTCTAGTGGGGATAGTATGCAAATGGTTCAAGGATTTAATTACTTTGCCATAACAGTAATTCAAGAGGGAGAAGCAACTTTCGAACTTGAAAGTGTTGAAAAGCCCGATTTTGTGCACCCTGGAGAGAGCTTTGAGATTGCTGTAAATCTGAGAAATTTGGGGTTTGAAGAAGCAAAAAACGTTTTAGTTGAGCTTAAACCGAAAACTGAGCTTAGAGAAGGTTCAATACTAATTGATAACACTACAAATCAGCATTTCACTTACGTGATAAACAGTGAGAAAACTATGAAGTATACATTTAGATTGCATGTAGGTGAGGATGCAGTTACTGGGAGCTATCCAATGACTTTAAAATTATCTTACTTTAGTGGAGATTCAAAAGAACAAAAAGAACAAAGTTTTGAATTTTCAATCCAAGTTGTGAGGAGAAATCAGGCCTTTGTTGAGATTGAGAGTGTTGATATGGAACCCGAGGCAATAGAGCCTGGAGATGAGTTTGTACTTAAAGTGAAGGTGAAAAATATTGGGGAGGAAAAATTGAAGGCATTTCCCTTAGAATAG
- a CDS encoding hydrophobe/amphiphile efflux-3 (HAE3) family transporter, translating into MLKRLAKIIVEYRIAFSLVAMFLLIVSIYGIQQLEFESDLTKQLPQDLPAVKDYLTLKNEFQSGDSALIIVKVNSIEEEGVYDIRDPEVIRSIHELEERLRVHEYVTDTISIADIFIQVLGRLPENEEEVKFVLNTLPPEAVQGFISSDYRTTLVVATLTAGSGAQAVERIYQDIERDINEVNFPKNVEVIQTGTIGIAYRILKMLQSDLNRTMAIAFLFVAALLVYFYKSVVRAMLPLIPLVFGVVMTLGFMGLLGIPIDMVTTVVGAMIVGMGIDYGVHVTNRYYEERKKGMAIEEAAEEAIAETGKALLGAALTTIAGFSALSLSILPSLQRLSGVLIMGLSLAVINAVVITPSLVILHEDIVKKIKGEYEVPEIRAHSGFIANFFHKMGNLIKNHPKTILTVVFILTLVFLYGLTQVTTEVRLEKMIPEGIPEIEAMKDVRYEFGGQDEVDIIVSADDVRDPAIVRDIYRFEQEILADSHYNNVFETNSIADIVVQKYGYIPEDKERIKDIIKESSAPISGDYSMTLIQVKGNFGGTNPENFREIMQYFEEQAKNADFPPGVEIRPAGDLYLTYVLDGLTNQELGRISTYGSIFVVIIVVLLFRRPLVSIAMILPMFLGALWTVGYMGLAGIPFSQTLAGVISMIVGLGVDYGMHLTHRFLEELREGNPHPIISALEGVGPGILIGALTTGGGFLALLSGELTAIHDFGKTLAIGIFASMFAAFTVTPALLQVFYGEKIRGEEK; encoded by the coding sequence ATGCTCAAAAGGCTCGCGAAGATAATAGTAGAATATCGGATAGCATTTTCATTAGTTGCAATGTTCTTACTTATTGTATCAATTTATGGTATCCAGCAGCTGGAGTTTGAAAGCGATTTGACCAAACAGCTTCCTCAAGATTTACCCGCTGTTAAGGACTATTTGACACTTAAAAATGAATTTCAAAGCGGAGATTCTGCTTTAATAATCGTCAAAGTAAACTCAATTGAAGAAGAAGGAGTTTATGATATAAGGGACCCAGAAGTGATACGATCTATTCACGAGCTTGAAGAGCGCTTAAGGGTTCATGAATATGTGACGGATACAATCAGTATTGCTGATATTTTTATCCAGGTTCTAGGTAGATTACCTGAAAACGAGGAAGAGGTTAAGTTTGTTTTAAACACTCTGCCTCCAGAAGCAGTTCAAGGGTTTATAAGCTCTGATTATAGAACAACGCTTGTCGTAGCCACGTTAACAGCTGGTTCCGGAGCTCAGGCTGTTGAGAGGATCTACCAGGATATTGAGAGAGATATAAATGAAGTAAACTTTCCCAAGAACGTTGAGGTCATTCAAACCGGAACAATTGGAATTGCTTATAGAATCCTGAAAATGCTTCAAAGCGACTTAAACAGGACTATGGCGATTGCTTTTCTGTTTGTTGCGGCACTTTTGGTGTATTTCTATAAATCTGTTGTTAGGGCGATGCTTCCATTGATACCCCTGGTATTCGGTGTAGTCATGACCCTTGGTTTTATGGGACTTCTTGGGATTCCAATAGACATGGTGACTACTGTAGTTGGGGCCATGATAGTTGGAATGGGAATTGACTATGGCGTCCACGTGACTAATCGTTATTATGAGGAAAGGAAAAAGGGAATGGCCATAGAGGAAGCTGCGGAAGAAGCGATAGCGGAAACAGGGAAAGCCCTCTTGGGAGCAGCATTAACAACCATAGCCGGGTTTTCTGCATTAAGCCTTTCTATTCTGCCTTCTCTTCAAAGGTTAAGTGGAGTTTTAATAATGGGCCTCAGTTTAGCAGTGATAAATGCGGTTGTAATAACTCCCTCACTCGTAATACTCCACGAAGATATAGTGAAGAAGATTAAGGGAGAATATGAAGTTCCCGAAATAAGGGCGCATTCCGGTTTTATTGCCAATTTTTTCCATAAAATGGGGAATTTAATTAAAAATCACCCAAAAACAATCTTGACCGTTGTATTTATCCTTACCCTTGTGTTCTTGTACGGTTTAACTCAGGTAACAACGGAAGTTAGGCTTGAGAAGATGATTCCTGAAGGGATACCCGAGATTGAGGCAATGAAAGACGTTAGATATGAATTTGGCGGTCAGGATGAAGTTGATATTATTGTAAGTGCGGATGATGTTAGAGATCCAGCAATAGTTAGGGATATTTACCGCTTTGAACAAGAGATACTTGCAGATTCTCATTACAACAATGTCTTTGAGACTAACAGTATAGCAGATATTGTTGTTCAAAAATATGGCTACATTCCTGAGGATAAGGAAAGAATAAAGGATATTATTAAAGAAAGTTCAGCTCCCATAAGTGGTGACTATTCGATGACTTTAATCCAGGTAAAGGGAAACTTTGGCGGAACCAATCCTGAAAATTTCAGAGAGATTATGCAATACTTTGAAGAGCAAGCAAAAAATGCAGATTTTCCACCGGGAGTTGAGATAAGGCCGGCCGGTGATTTATATCTGACCTATGTTTTAGATGGGCTCACAAACCAAGAACTTGGTAGGATATCCACCTACGGGAGTATCTTTGTGGTGATAATTGTGGTTCTCCTCTTTAGAAGGCCCCTGGTTTCCATTGCGATGATACTTCCAATGTTCCTTGGAGCTCTTTGGACGGTTGGTTACATGGGGCTTGCTGGAATACCTTTCAGTCAAACCTTGGCTGGGGTTATCTCAATGATTGTTGGCCTTGGAGTGGATTACGGAATGCATCTCACTCATAGATTTTTAGAGGAGCTTAGAGAGGGTAATCCCCATCCCATTATATCTGCCCTTGAAGGAGTTGGGCCAGGAATCTTGATCGGAGCGTTAACAACAGGTGGAGGATTTTTAGCCCTTCTTAGCGGGGAGCTTACCGCAATACATGATTTTGGAAAGACTTTAGCAATCGGAATATTTGCTTCAATGTTTGCCGCTTTCACTGTGACACCTGCTCTACTTCAGGTATTTTATGGAGAAAAGATAAGAGGTGAAGAAAAATGA